The proteins below are encoded in one region of Myxocyprinus asiaticus isolate MX2 ecotype Aquarium Trade chromosome 13, UBuf_Myxa_2, whole genome shotgun sequence:
- the cbx7a gene encoding chromobox homolog 7a: protein MNMELSSIGEQVFAVESITKKRIRKGNVEYLLKWQGWSPKYNTWEPEDNILDPCLVLAYEEKEEKERALAYKRKGLRPRRVILRNLYPMDLRSAHKVPEKPVPRIRLSLSRSMGTDINKNGRRSRVGFRRIMKLKNRLCKSKLSDDIKPSQQSRSPIPSKVSKEKEWEEDEEEEQEKMSENEENTTDVHQEIPSGQEMSEGYNSSTEQEAVITMQEPENCSSIFDHAEKQSEDTCLMTGPVLEVTERPENFIITNTQKTESVTNITGGEYALRVSHDTADTDQPLQNSTKKETNEEAVFDKIQNRPSVIEVHLSAKCGQNQVKEGQLESSEAKDKKGMDVDVTTDCSTLKVQTDQSQAPSTTTVHPGKVIVTEVTINSLTVTIKEAVSAEGFFSGDGLEV from the exons ATGAATATGGAGCTGTCCTCAATTGGAGAGCAAGTGTTTGCTGTGGAGTCCATAACGAAGAAGAGGATAAGAAAG GGCAATGTGGAATATCTGCTAAAGTGGCAAGGATGGTCCCCTAA GTACAACACCTGGGAGCCAGAAGACAACATACTGGACCCTTGTCTAGTCCTTGCCTACGAAGAAAA GGAGGAGAAGGAAAGAGCTTTGGCTTATAAAAGGAAAGGCCTGAGACCCCGTCGAGTTATCTTGCGG AACCTCTATCCCATGGACCTACGAAGTGCCCACAAGGTTCCGGAAAAGCCTGTCCCTAGAATCCGCCTGTCACTCAGCCGTTCCATGGGGACAGACATCAATAAGAACGGGCGGCGCAGCAGAGTGGGCTTCCGTCGCATAATGAAACTCAAGAATAGGCTGTGCAAGTCCAAACTCAGTGATGACATTAAACCATCGCAGCAATCAAGAAGTCCAATTCCTTCAAAAGTCTCTAAAGAGAAAGAGTGGGAGGAAGACGAGGAAGAAGAGCAGGAGAAGATGAGTGAAAATGAAGAGAACACAACAGACGTGCACCAGGAAATTCCAAGTG GCCAAGAGATGTCCGAAGGCTACAACTCTTCCACAGAACAGGAAGCTGTAATCACCATGCAGGAACCTGAGAACTGCTCTTCCATTTTTGACCATGCTGAGAAGCAAAGCGAGGATACCTGCCTCATGACAGGTCCAGTTTTAGAAGTGACAGAAAGACCTGAAAACTTTataatcacaaacacacaaaaaaccgAGTCAGTCACAAACATCACAGGGGGTGAATATGCTTTACGGGTATCACATGACACAGCAGACACTGACCAGCCACTACAAAACAGCACCAAAAAAGAAACTAATGAGGAAGCTGTGTTTGACAAAATACAGAACAGACCTTCGGTTATTGAGGTACATTTGAGTGCTAAATGTGGACAGAACCAGGTCAAAGAGGGTCAGTTAGAGAGTTCAGAGGCCAAAGACAAGAAAGGTATGGATGTTGATGTCACAACAGATTGTTCAACATTAAAGGTCCAaactgaccaatcacaggctcCTTCCACCACTACAGTGCATCCTGGAAAGGTAATAGTGACTGAAGTGACTATTAATTCCTTGACCGTGACCATTAAAGAGGCCGTGAGTGCAGAAGGCTTTTTCAGTGGCGATGGTCTTGAGGTTTAA